CCAACTTTCGGAAAGTTTGCTTGAAAATCTACCCATGCGCTTCCTGAACGATGCCTCGGCTTTTGCGGTGGGCGAGGCTTGGCTTGGCGAAGGCAAGGGGTTTCAAAAAGTCGTGGTCATCACGCTCGGCACGGGTTTCGGCTCGGCATTCATTGACGGCGGTGCGCCGGTGGTAGTGCGGGCGGATGTGCCGAAGGAAGGCTGCCTGTGGCACTTGCCTTTCAAAAACAACATCGCCGACGACTATTTTGCCACGAAATGGTTCGTCCGTGAGTATGAAAAACAGACTGGGGGAAAAATCGAGGGCGTGAAGGATTTGATGGAAAAAAACGGGACGGACGAGGTGGCTCAAAAACTGTTCGCGCAATTCGGCCACAACCTCGCGGAGTGCCTCGCTCCGTGGCTCAGAAGTTTCGGCGCGGAAGTCCTCGTCATCGGCGGCAACATCGCCCGTGCGCTGCCCTTGTTCGAGGAAGTTTTTAAAAACGACTTGAAAAAAGCGGGTGTTTCGCTTAAAGTCGCGCCGTCCAAACTGTTGGAAAATGCAGCCCTGATTGGCAGCGCACGGCTGCTCGACGACGAGTTTTGGGAAAAGGTGTCGGCGCAGTTGCCGAACATTTGAGATAAAAATTGCTGCAAACGAACACAGCCAACACCGAAAGGTACCGACACCACCGAACTTTCAAAATTATCTTCCTCGATTGGAAGTTTTGTCCTGAATCGCATAAAATGAACTGCATACAATGAAAATCAACAAAGAATGGCACGAACAAAACCCCATGCCGAAAAACGCGACGTTCGAGCAGCGAGTCGCTTGGCATCTGGAGCATTTGAAAAACTGCTCCTGCCGCCGCGAACTGCCCAAAAAATTGGTGGAAGAGATGAAAAAGCGAGGGATTCCGATTCCCACGTTTAGGCTAATATCCTAAGCAACGGTTCCGTGAACATCACCTCTAACCTCACATCGCACTTCGCCCATTCATTCGCCCTCTTGTTCACATCAGCATCCCCTCCACAGGCTGCAAGGGGGCAGGCACATTCGGTTCGTTCAACATCTCTTTCAGGTCAATCTCGATGGTGCGGCTGATACTCGAAATCGGGACATCATTGTAAGTGCCCTCGAATGGGTTTTCGCTGTAATCGCCAATCATCTCCATCAGGATAAACACCCATGTCACGACACCGTTGAACGGGATGGTCATCCAGACGTAGTGAAGGCCAATTTTCTCGAACTCCGCCACCAGCGCAAACGGCAACAGCAACGACATCAACTTGATGAGCAACATGGGTATGGTGGCATACTGGCGCGGGAACGGAAAATTTTTGATGCGCTCGCTCTTGCCCTGCTCATCGTACATCATGCCGACAAGTTTTTGCAGCTCGATGTGTTGGAAGTCGTTGAGCAGACCCTTGCCGTGCAGCTCGCCGATGTCGAGCGTTTGGCGTTTCAGCACCTGCGTCGCCTTGTTGCTGTAGCCCTCCAGCGCCTTTCTTTCCTCTTCTGAAAGCAGTCCCTTCAACACGTCGTCCATCTTCTCGTGGCGCTCCGGTGTTTTCAGGTCGGGAAAGTATTGGTTGAATTGCTCGGCTTCCTTTGTGTGCTCCCATTGGCGCGGGGTGCGCAATTGGTAGCGCAGACAGGTGAGCCAAGCCAGATGCCTCAAAATCAAGCGTCGCCGGATGTCGTGCAATTCGGCATCCGTCTGGTCGGGGGCACTCACAAAGCCAAACACCGCCGCCGCGAACGACCGTGAGTTGTTGACGATGGCTCCCCAGATTTTGCGGGCTTCCCAGAGGCGGTCGTAAGAGGCGTTGTTCTTGAAACCGAGATAAAAAGCCAGCGCCGTGCCGACCAGCAATACTGGCTGCCACGGCACAAAAAAACACTTGGAGCCAAGGGTGAAATAACAAATCAACGCAAGGGTGCCAGTGACCAATCCAAAGAAAAATCCCTTGCGCGACCAATTGATGGTGGTCCAATAACCGTAGTGCCGTTCTATGTACATAATGCAGGCGAGAGAGGGTAGAATGGGGCAAAAATAGGGTTTCAAGGATTCTGAGCAGCATTTTTCGCAAGCCACTTTTCCACCGTTTGCGCCCTGCAAGACGAGCCGCTCACCCCACCTGAAAAGTACGCATACTGATACCCCCGAACGTCACTTCTTCGTAAGCCTGCCGGATTTCCTCTTTTTCGCCTGCGAGGCCGAGGCTATAGAGCATGGGGATGTAGTGGTCGGTGGTCGGCACGGAGAGCTTGCCCGCTTCACCCGCTTGCTCATAGGCCACGAGGCGTTGGAAGTCGCGTTCGACGATTTTTTCCGTCACCCATTGGTCGAATTCGATGGCCCAGTCGTAGGGGCGGGTGTCACCCTCGCGCAGACGGGCCATGCTCATGCGCAGGTTGTGCACGATATTGCCGCTGCCGATGATGAGCACGCCTTTTTCGCGCAAGGCGCTCAGCTCTTTCGCCAAATCAAGGTGATATTGGAGGGGCTGATAGTAGTCAATGCTCAACTGGAACACTGGCACATCGGCTTCGGGGAACAGGTGCATGAGAATTGTCCATGCCCCGTGGTCGAGACCCCAAGTGTCGGTCTCGTGGATGAGGGCGGAGAGTTTGGCGGTTTCTTTTGCCAGTTCGGGTGAGCCGGGCGCGGGATATTGGGCATCGAACAGCGCCTGCGGGAAGCCGCCGAAGTCGTGAATCGTCTCCGGCTTAGGTGCAATGTTCACATGACTGCCGCGCGTGAGCCAATGCGCCGACACGACCAGAATGGCCGCTGGTTTTTTGCCTTCCTGTTTGAATTGTTCGCCGAGCTTTTTGAGACTGCGCGTGAAAGCGTTGTCCTCCAAAGCGTTCATCGGGCTGCCGTGCCCGACGAATAGTACAGGCATCTTTTCGGTGTGGGGCAGGGTTTCGGTCATTTTGGGAAAATCCTGAAGTTTCATTTTGCAGGCAAATAGCGGCAACAAGGCCAGTGATTGAAGAAATTCTTTTCTGTGCATGGCGACGAAGGTTGAAATACCGATGTCGCAAATTTAGGGATTAAAACACTCAATTTGCAAAAGAGTTTTTTTATGCGGCATTGGGCGTGTTTTTGGCTATGTCAAAGCATGAAGCCTTTCAGTTCCTTAAAACATTCGTTATGTGGCTGTTAGCGAGATAAGGAGATATGGTGAATGTTAAATTTTCACACCCCTACGACATTTGTCGTAAAACAATTTGCACTTACGACAAATGTCGTATACCTTTGCCGCATGGTCGGCACACAAACCGACCACCTCACCATGCAAAAAAAATCAGCAGACCAACCTTATCAGCCCAGCGAGGCCGAACTCGAAATCCTCAACTTCGTCTGGAAACTTGAACCGGTCGCCGTGCGCACACTCCACGAACGCATCACGGCGACCAGGGATGTCGGCTACACCACTGTGCTCAAACAGGTGCAGCGCCTCGTCGAAAAAGGGGTGCTCGAAAAAGAAGTGTCAGCAGATGGCACCCACCTCTATCGCGCCGTGGTGCGGGAGCAAGCGGTGAAACAGTTGCTCGTGGACAAAATGCTCCATGCCGCGTTTGGCGGCTCGGCGCTACAGATGATGATGCACGCGCTTGGCACCCAGAAGGCTTCGCCCGAAGAATTGCAGGAACTCAAAAGCTGGCTTGACCAACAAATTGCAAAGCCATGACACCATTCGATTCATGCTCCATCGTCGCGCAGGCGCTTGGCCTCGCCCTTGCCAACTCTCTTTGGCAAATCACTTTGCTGTGGCTGCTCTTCAAAGCCCTGACTTGGCGTTTGCAACGGCACAACGACACGGTTTACCTATTGGCATTGTGCGCTATGCTGGGAGCGTTGGCATGGGCCGCCGCGACGTTCTCCACAGAATACGGACGGCTGCGCGAGGCGGCTGTGGCCGCCGTTTTTGAAGAGCGCCTTTTGCCGTCGGCGAGCTCCGAAGCAGGCGAATTGCTCGCGCAGCCTGTTGCCAAGCAAGCCTCCTCGACGCATTGGCTCGCCACTGGGCTGCGTTGGTTAGAGCGTCACGCGGCACCTATCGGCTGGGTTTGGTTGTTGTGCGCATCTCTTTTGTGGTTGCGCTTGTTGGGCGGTTGGTTGTTGCTGCAACGCTTGAGGCGACACGATGCCATGCCTCCTGACGCGCATTTTCAAAACATCTGCGCAACGTGGGCGCGTCATTTGGGCATCGGTCGTTCTGTGCAATTGTTGGAGTCGGCGCGTGTGGCGGAACCGCTCACGCTCGGATTTTGGAAACCTGTCATTTTGTTTCCAGTCGGGATGTTTGCTCGACTTTCCCCCGCGCAGGCGGAGGCGCTTTTGCTCCACGAACTCGCCCACATTCGCCGCCACGACTATGTGGTCAATTTGCTCCAACTCATGTTGGAGGCCTGCTTTTTTTATCACCCCATGTTTTGGCTGCTTTCAGGGGAAGCGCGTGCTCGCCGCGAGTTTTGCTGCGACGGCGTGGTGCTACGCCACACTTCCAACCCGCTCGTCTATGCCCAAACCTTGGCAGACCTGCAACACACCCTCGTCCACTCTCTCAACAATTTTGCTATGAAATCTACCGGAAGAAGTCATTTTGCCGAACGAATCCTGCGCATTGTGGGTATCACGCCACGGCGTTCCGCGCCCTCCGCATGGTGGTTTCTCACGTCGTTGCCCTTGTTTGCTTTTCTAACGGTGTGGTGGCCTGCGGAGCGGGTGGAAGCTTCCTCCGCGCCACTCGCTCACACTTTGGTTGAGCCGTTTAGGGCTGCTCCTCGCCCCAGTGTGCCATTGCGAAACGAGGACGTTCCTGCCCGACCTGTCTCGGCTGTCGCGCAAAGCCTGACGGCCCTTGCCGACACGGTGCCGCCAAGCGGGCCATCCGTAGTGGTCGCGGCGGCTCCCTTGAAGTTGAATGTGTTTTATATCGGGGTGGATAACCCCTTGCGCATCGCCGCGTCGGGCGTGCCCGCCGATGAGTTGGTGCCTCGATTGGTGGGGGCAGGCTCCATATCGGGCAGCCATGGTGACTATGTGGTG
This genomic interval from Saprospiraceae bacterium contains the following:
- the ygiD gene encoding 4,5-DOPA dioxygenase extradiol — encoded protein: MHRKEFLQSLALLPLFACKMKLQDFPKMTETLPHTEKMPVLFVGHGSPMNALEDNAFTRSLKKLGEQFKQEGKKPAAILVVSAHWLTRGSHVNIAPKPETIHDFGGFPQALFDAQYPAPGSPELAKETAKLSALIHETDTWGLDHGAWTILMHLFPEADVPVFQLSIDYYQPLQYHLDLAKELSALREKGVLIIGSGNIVHNLRMSMARLREGDTRPYDWAIEFDQWVTEKIVERDFQRLVAYEQAGEAGKLSVPTTDHYIPMLYSLGLAGEKEEIRQAYEEVTFGGISMRTFQVG
- a CDS encoding ROK family protein; translation: MAQKNLSIGVDIGGTHITCAAVEMTAGKLLEKTLSRVAYGHEDAAAVILHSWATALNDTISKVDATQLAGIGFAIPGPFDYRNGISKMKHKFPNLYDIHIPTALRNQLSESFQLSESLLENLPMRFLNDASAFAVGEAWLGEGKGFQKVVVITLGTGFGSAFIDGGAPVVVRADVPKEGCLWHLPFKNNIADDYFATKWFVREYEKQTGGKIEGVKDLMEKNGTDEVAQKLFAQFGHNLAECLAPWLRSFGAEVLVIGGNIARALPLFEEVFKNDLKKAGVSLKVAPSKLLENAALIGSARLLDDEFWEKVSAQLPNI
- a CDS encoding BlaI/MecI/CopY family transcriptional regulator, which codes for MQKKSADQPYQPSEAELEILNFVWKLEPVAVRTLHERITATRDVGYTTVLKQVQRLVEKGVLEKEVSADGTHLYRAVVREQAVKQLLVDKMLHAAFGGSALQMMMHALGTQKASPEELQELKSWLDQQIAKP